ATACATGTGAGGGCTTTTATGGTCCCCAAATTCAGAATAATCCAGTTCGCCAATCTTTCTCAAATCCCATAATCTTAGTGTTCTGTCTAATGAAGCTGTAGCCATTTGGTAAGAATTGTTGGGGTTAATGGCGAAGCCTCCTATTTTTTTGTCATGCAACCTGAGATAGTCTATTTGGGCCTTTGGCTTAGTTCTTAAATCATGTCTGTAAAATAAACCATCAAGTGTGGTCATATACATTAAATTTGGATCCTCACGGACCAAGTTAATATCACTGACACCCAAAGATGTACCTTCATCACTCAAGTAAACAGTTTCTGTAGTTGCCAACTTGTTGAGATCTAGTGATCTGACGCTGCCGTCATACGACGCGGaatacaatttttgcaattcgTTGGCTGGTGTCAAGATTTTCGATATATTCTTACCATGTGGCCGTAAAATCGTAGTTGTTGGTTCATCTGAAGACGCATCCGGGGCCCAAATACCCAAGTTACCATTGGTATCACCAGCTGCAATAACACGATCGGTAGTTGATGGATGAAACATCATCGCAGTAATTCTATAATGTGCTAACTTCACATCTAAGGGATCAAACCTGTGAAAGATTCGCTTCGAATCAAACTCCTTCCTTTTTGAGTCAATTGAAGTATCACTATTTACCcccttcttctttatctCCTCATAAAAGTCACCGGCAGAAAACTTACCGCCGAGtgattgaatcaattgcaatgtttcattttcttgTGAAAGTATACGATCTTCAACCTTTTTCTCAGAAGTATCATGGTCTGTGCTCTTCCTCACCTTGTCCTCAAATATCATGTCACCGCTTTTACGATCCGTGATTAGatcaatcaaatgaaagTCTCCAAAGAGCTTGGTTCTTTTCAATGCTTCATATTCCCTCTTTCGACGTTCTTTTgcctcttcttcctctctGATTTTTGCCGCTTCTTCTGGGTTCTCTAGTTCTGATTGAATGCCAGCTAAACGTCGGGATCTTCTTGATGGTTCAACCTCTTTCTTGGCTTCTGTTTTTGGCTTTACTacctttctttttttaacTGGTTGTGGGGAgcttgatttttcaatatcacGAGAAATACCACTGGAAAGAGCATCTAGGTCTAATTTTGACAATAGCTCCTTATTTCTCCTGATATTCTCCTgtctcttcttttccaaacttgAAAGTGCCATGGGTTGAAAGTTTATGTTGAGAAGATGAACAGCATCAATTATAAAGAAACGGACGCGTCTCATTACTGTAACGCGCTACCGGAGGCATGCAAATACGAGGGATTACAACAATTACGAGTTATAAAAAATAAGCGGATAATGATTCAACTGTATCTATTGATTAATCCATTTTACTGCATCAGCATACAAGTATAAGCTTCCACAGACAACAACTGGAGAACTTGCGTCCCTATTCTCCTTCAAATAACGAAACACATCGCTGATATACGCCTCCTGTGATACAATTTTAACCCGACAAAACAGTTTTGCCACTTCGCTAATCTTCTTAATCAGCTCGCAATATATCCACGGCATTTGATCTGGTTGGTGAAATAATGTCGGTATCACAGTATCATCCTTTCGAACAATGTGTGTCAATAAGCTACTCAAATTCTTCCCTTTAGTCATACCGACGACAAAAGTGATATTCTCTGCCGGGTAGGTAGATTTCAAGTATCTTCCTAGCTCCACGGCTGCATCTTTATTGTGTGCCCCATCAATTAAAATGTCTCCCAATTCGGGAATGTCTAAACTCTCTAACCTCCCGGGCCAGTGGGTATTTCTAATACCAGCGATGGTTTGATCTCTTGAAAATGTGTAGAATGTACGAAGTAATTCAATAATTCTTAAAGCAACTGCAAGATTACTTAGCTGATATTCTCCTTTCAATGGACTGGATCTCAATAGATCTCtgtcatcttcatttggCACCACAACCTCAAGTGGGCAGTGAAGTGATTTCGCCTTATCTTTAATCACTTGTAGagcttcttctttattcAGTCCATCGGTGAAACAAGGAATACCCAACTTCAATATACCTGCTTTCTCTTGAGcgatttgttcaattgtgTTTCCTAATAGGCCCTCATGATCGATTCCAATCTTTGTGATTCCGGTGGCAACCACACCTCCCTCGCCATTGAAAGCGTCTAATACATTTGTAGCATCTAATCTTCCTCCCACGCCTACTTCAATTAACGCCATCTCAACTTTCTCTAATTCGAATATTTTAAACGCCGTTACAGTTAATATTTCAAACTCTGTACATTTTAGTTGCAATTCCTTATCCACATGTAAAACGTTCCTGTTAATCACGTCAAATTTAGATTGCAGGTATGTCTCATTGTCAATTGTTATGCAATCATTTAGCTCAACCATGTGTGGGGATGTAAACTTCCCATTCCGTAGTCGATGTTGTGTTAATATGGATGAGATATAGGCTAAAGTAGATCCTTTTCCATTGGTACCGGCAACATGTATCGATTTGTACTTTAAATGGGGGTTGTTGAAATGTGACAATAGTCTTGCCACACGGGTGAGCCCAAGGTCAATAGGCATTAGGTTTGGGAAAGTGTAAGATctgtttatcaaaaaacGAAAAATTGTCCtcacaaaattgatgaatcttCAAACCGATGTAACTATGTCCACCGAAGAGAAACCAGACAACTACATTCAAGAAAGACTAGACGCCTTGTCAGATATAGATTTTAAGATTGTTTCCCTTCTTGAGAACTTTTCTTCGTTTTTCGAAACCTATTCAAACAAGGATAAAGaccaattcatcaatgggTCCAAACAGATTTTTGACACGTTGAGTAAAGTGGCTATAGATCTACGGAAAGAGGTGAAACATATGGATGATAACATCGGGGTATACGataaaaacaaagatgGTATTATGATTCTTCCCATTaatgttgatcaaaagaaCGGTGAGTTAGGAAAGCTAAAGTTGAAttctgaattgaaagaattggtCAAGTTGTtaaaagaaggagaaaacGGACAAACGATTCAGAGCAAAGACGGTAGTGAGAGAGAAGATTCAAAGGATCTAAGTAAGGcaaattcatccaacaaAGAGAAAGGGCCAGAGGATCGCTTGGGAGATTTAAGTCAAGACGTTGACATGGCTGACTAGAAATCCTTATATTTCTTCTAAATATCCCTGCTGAATCAATCTTTCAACGTCACTTTTCCTGACATAAAATTGAGAGTCTTTTATCAAGTTGAACGAACCATATTCAGTTGTGACATCTCCACCATCTTTCAAACATCTCACATCGATGAAAATATCTGTTGGCGGTTGTAGATCACCCGTCAAGTCTAAATATTCACCAAACTTCAGTTTATAGTTTGTTATTagattttgataattctTGTAAAAATCCTGCTCGAAATGATTTAAATTGTTCAAGTCTAATTGTGTAGTGTAATTGGGAATTGTTTTTGGTTGTGGAAGAAGCGTTTTACTATTTGGCAAAGACGGTGCTCCTGCAGTCGCTGCTGtatcagttgatgatgatgctgattgatttattgaCTCTGCTGGATCAATGTTCAACCATGCAAATTCTATAAGCTTGTCACTTCGTAACTTTTCATATGCTAACAAGCATCGCTTATTCCTTCTCATAGATAAGTGTGTTACAAATGTCTGACACTGGTTAATCCTGTAATCTTCCTCCTGCTGGGTAGAGTTGCCCTCTGCTTCATTTTCCTTGAGGTTGTCActgattgttgataaatattCAGCATCTCGATTCAAATCGTTGATCTCCTTGACTATGTCCTTAACCAGGTCAGCTTGGTAGATCGGAATGCTGGGTAAGTTGGAGAATCTCTTTGCATCCGCTACTAACTTATTGGCCTGGTCTCCATACATTATTTGTTTGCCTCTGTGGAGTTGAACTGATGGATGTTTAGACACATAAAGTTATACGCGTTTCAATCGCTACCATGCAGATAGCAAATTTTCCCAATAGTTACGGGTTTGTTAAACCGCCATTAGTTTCAGCAAAAAGACCAACTCTCAATATCAATCGTACTCAACGAcagatttgaatttactGAGTTTGAAACCATGTTTTACATCATGGTTAAATTTGCATTTTTGAAGATTGTGGAACTGCCTGATAGAcctattgtttttgactgcaaaattcaacaaaattgttgaggACCGGGACCAAGCCTCACTCATCGTAAAAGCTCGTCATTCCAGATAAAGTTACATTTAACACGCGCTGCTGTAATTGATAAGTCTTGTGTTTACCTAGGGCGATTCCTGATAACAGAATTTCGTGTGCTTACTTTGAGCTAGCTATTTCACATGCAAAACGCGCCACAGATATCAGAAGCCATTTCTTTTACTCGAACTGCAACATCTTGTCAGTTTTTGAACACAGGTAATTCTGCAGAAGTATATTGTTTGGCGTGATAAGGGACAGTGGTCGTGAGCGAGATATTGCTGTTTCTTTTACAGCTTAGCAGAGGGAATATTCGTGCTGCCCCAATCACTTCGATTACGAATAAGTCAAAAAACTTGTACtgattgtttcaaaacCTTTCAGAATACACCCGGTCATTGGGCATTTCATagaagagaaaaaggaTGAACAGTTGAGAATTGTCCTTATAAAGGTTCTTAAGTTAAGTTAAGAAATTcttgtcaatttttgttgtgttgttggtttgttgttcacaaaatgaaaaataaaaaaattatttaaaAGTTTTGATAACCGacaatcaaaagaatcTAAACAATCTAAACTACCTGATAATCTAAGTGaaggttgattttgaattaaCAGAGCAATTGTTATACCTTATATTCAAGGCTAGTTCTCCAAAACTGCATTGATTTATATTCATTGAACAACTTTACTAAACAGTTAAAATTATTATCCTCAAACGTTCCTGATACCGAGGACAATTGAGCGCCTAGAAAACATTATTGATCTAGAATGAGTGTCCTTGGGGATGATCCATTTGTAAACGGTGGTGAAACATCATCTGAAACCAAATTCTCAACCACAAAAACCAAGCTCACTGATATTCAAGACAATCAAAATTCAGCTGATGAATTCCACCCAGCGGCCTATTGCTACATATCTGATCAAAAAGTGCATTTCACCCCTATTGACGATGATTCAGATGAGGAGGATAATAACAGAGTATCTGCTACTTTCCAAAAGACACCTTTGTTGAAGTATGATGCTGATTATTTGCCAGATAAGCTTTATCTAAAGAATAAGAATTTCCTTTACTCGTTGAACAATCCTTCCATTTCCGACGTTGAGACTGATACAAATACCAACCTGATTACCTCAAATGGAAATAATTTGTCATCCCCTTCAGCAGATCCCTCATCCACGGCTCAATTCCAACCTTCACCCTCATCAAgatcaccatcaccaaatCCAGTAGCCAATAATGCTGCTAAAAAAACATGTTTGTACTTTCCGAAATACGTTATAAATCTTGCAGAGAATCTTGAAACTGATTTTGCCCAATTGAAACGTTTGATTGTGAGAGTGTTCCCACAGTGGACAGATACTACGAAACTTgaaatgaatcaattgaccGGAGGTATCACAAATATGCTACTTTCATGCACTTACAACAAAGAGTCAACTATCTTGATTCGAGTATATGGCCATggaacaaatttgattattgacCGACATAGGGAGTTTATTTCACATTTGATCCtaaactcaattgatttagCGCCAACTGTATTTGCCAGATTCAAGAACGGGCTTATATATGGATATCTTTCTGGAAGGTCATTGAAACCGGAAGAATTGAGTAAGGAAGCTTTGTATCCTTTCATTGCACAACAATTGGGCAATTGGCACAAGTCATTAAATTACAA
The sequence above is a segment of the Candida orthopsilosis Co 90-125, chromosome 8 draft sequence genome. Coding sequences within it:
- a CDS encoding dihydrofolate synthetase; this translates as MPIDLGLTRVARLLSHFNNPHLKYKSIHVAGTNGKGSTLAYISSILTQHRLRNGKFTSPHMVELNDCITIDNETYSQSKFDVINRNVLHVDKELQLKCTEFEILTVTAFKIFELEKVEMALIEVGVGGRLDATNVLDAFNGEGGVVATGITKIGIDHEGLLGNTIEQIAQEKAGILKLGIPCFTDGSNKEEALQVIKDKAKSLHCPLEVVVPNEDDRDLLRSSPLKGEYQLSNLAVALRIIELLRTFYTFSRDQTIAGIRNTHWPGRLESLDIPELGDILIDGAHNKDAAVELGRYLKSTYPAENITFVVGMTKGKNLSSLLTHIVRKDDTVIPTLFHQPDQMPWIYCESIKKISEVAKSFCRVKIVSQEAYISDVFRYLKENRDASSPVVVCGSLYLYADAVKWINQ
- a CDS encoding ethanolamine kinase, which encodes MSVLGDDPFVNGGETSSETKFSTTKTKLTDIQDNQNSADEFHPAAYCYISDQKVHFTPIDDDSDEEDNNRVSATFQKTPLLKYDADYLPDKLYLKNKNFLYSLNNPSISDVETDTNTNSITSNGNNLSSPSADPSSTAQFQPSPSSRSPSPNPVANNAAKKTCLYFPKYVINLAENLETDFAQLKRLIVRVFPQWTDTTKLEMNQLTGGITNMLLSCTYNKESTILIRVYGHGTNLIIDRHREFISHLILNSIDLAPTVFARFKNGLIYGYLSGRSLKPEELSKEALYPFIAQQLGNWHKSLNYKLIEEGVDKIRTLRIGARRNSVSKKKSAKKKRFISNIWELIDDWIEIVPINPELIASFQQHLNEDVNEGNLKEVVKKEFYWLKSVLEEVNSPIVSCHCDLLSGNVIVPDDIDSKIHPGQLLPSVEQNPIQFIDYEYMLPAPRAFDIANHLAEWQGFNCNRNAIPEPTIVNPVILKWCESYLDTSQSSPTEIETLINEVSMFYGLPGFYWGIWAMIQSELSNIEFDYAKYGKLRLEEYWDWKAKNKERIESYSF
- a CDS encoding Psf1 protein (S. cerevisiae homolog PSF1 has role in DNA-dependent DNA replication, double-strand break repair via break-induced replication), whose translation is MYGDQANKLVADAKRFSNLPSIPIYQADSVKDIVKEINDLNRDAEYLSTISDNLKENEAEGNSTQQEEDYRINQCQTFVTHLSMRRNKRCLLAYEKLRSDKLIEFAWLNIDPAESINQSASSSTDTAATAGAPSLPNSKTLLPQPKTIPNYTTQLDLNNLNHFEQDFYKNYQNLITNYKSKFGEYLDLTGDLQPPTDIFIDVRCLKDGGDVTTEYGSFNLIKDSQFYVRKSDVERLIQQGYLEEI